A region from the Cuculus canorus isolate bCucCan1 chromosome 14, bCucCan1.pri, whole genome shotgun sequence genome encodes:
- the EIF4E1B gene encoding eukaryotic translation initiation factor 4E type 1B isoform X2 has translation MATGGQWRQEERRRRRRRPQQQELPLAESWVKYPLQNRWALWFFKNEKNRMWQANLRLVTKFSTVEDFWALYDHIKPASKLSCGCDYSLFKDGIEPMWEDSQNMRGGRWLITLAKQQRHTKLDCFWLDTLLCLIGEMFDDYSNEVCGAVINIRAKGDKIAIWTREAEHQEAVTHIGRVYKEHLGLSQEVTIGYQAHADTATKSSSLTKTKFVV, from the exons GGGGCAG TGGAGGCAAGAGGAGCGGCGAAGGAGGCGGCGGAGGCCTCAGCAGCAAGAGCTGCCCCTGGCAGAAAGCTGGGTCAAATACCCTCTGCAGAACAG gTGGGCACTGTGGTTCTTCAAGAATGAAAAGAATAGGATGTGGCAGGCAAACCTGCGCCTCGTCACCAAGTTCAGCACTGTAGAGGACTTCTGGGC GCTGTATGACCACATCAAGCCTGCCAGCAAGCTGTCGTGTGGCTGTGACTATTCCCTCTTCAAG GACGGCATAGAGCCCATGTGGGAGGACAGCCAGAACATGCGTGGTGGGCGCTGGCTCATCACCCTGGCCAAGCAGCAGCGACACACCAAGCTGGACTGTTTCTGGCTGGACACG ctgctgtgcctCATTGGGGAGATGTTTGATGACTACAGCAATGAGGTGTGTGGGGCAGTCATCAACATTCGTGCCAAGGGGGACAAGATTGCTATCTGGACCCGGGAAGCGGAGCACCAGGAGGCAGTCACCCACATTGG gcGTGTGTACAAGGAGCACCTGGGCCTCTCGCAGGAGGTCACCATTGGGTACCAGGCCCATGCAGACACGGCCACCAAGAGCAGCTCACTCACCAAGACCAAATTTGTGGTGTGA
- the EIF4E1B gene encoding eukaryotic translation initiation factor 4E type 1B isoform X1, producing the protein MATGGQVSALPGGKARAALPSSRGSWLWGLCRGVEVAGWHRLPAGVAVGLLGMSLLPQWRQEERRRRRRRPQQQELPLAESWVKYPLQNRWALWFFKNEKNRMWQANLRLVTKFSTVEDFWALYDHIKPASKLSCGCDYSLFKDGIEPMWEDSQNMRGGRWLITLAKQQRHTKLDCFWLDTLLCLIGEMFDDYSNEVCGAVINIRAKGDKIAIWTREAEHQEAVTHIGRVYKEHLGLSQEVTIGYQAHADTATKSSSLTKTKFVV; encoded by the exons GGGGCAGGTGAGTGCTCTTCCTGGTGGCAAAGCCCGGGCAGCCCTCCCATCCTCTCGGGGCTCCTGGCTGTGGGGTCTGTGTCGTGGGGTGGAGGTGGCTGGGTGGCACAGGCTCCCTGCTGGAGTGGCTGTGGGGCTTCTGGGGATGTCCCTTCTTCCCCAGTGGAGGCAAGAGGAGCGGCGAAGGAGGCGGCGGAGGCCTCAGCAGCAAGAGCTGCCCCTGGCAGAAAGCTGGGTCAAATACCCTCTGCAGAACAG gTGGGCACTGTGGTTCTTCAAGAATGAAAAGAATAGGATGTGGCAGGCAAACCTGCGCCTCGTCACCAAGTTCAGCACTGTAGAGGACTTCTGGGC GCTGTATGACCACATCAAGCCTGCCAGCAAGCTGTCGTGTGGCTGTGACTATTCCCTCTTCAAG GACGGCATAGAGCCCATGTGGGAGGACAGCCAGAACATGCGTGGTGGGCGCTGGCTCATCACCCTGGCCAAGCAGCAGCGACACACCAAGCTGGACTGTTTCTGGCTGGACACG ctgctgtgcctCATTGGGGAGATGTTTGATGACTACAGCAATGAGGTGTGTGGGGCAGTCATCAACATTCGTGCCAAGGGGGACAAGATTGCTATCTGGACCCGGGAAGCGGAGCACCAGGAGGCAGTCACCCACATTGG gcGTGTGTACAAGGAGCACCTGGGCCTCTCGCAGGAGGTCACCATTGGGTACCAGGCCCATGCAGACACGGCCACCAAGAGCAGCTCACTCACCAAGACCAAATTTGTGGTGTGA